Proteins found in one Cervus canadensis isolate Bull #8, Minnesota chromosome 24, ASM1932006v1, whole genome shotgun sequence genomic segment:
- the LOC122426752 gene encoding basic proline-rich protein-like yields MVPPRAPGPGQRLRPRGRVWGDLPSGRQVGAPQAGWGAAPGAGRGARGGALPPCLPAALPAAAPAARRGPDCQRRPRAGMRRRRRRRRRRAAGGAGRGRAEDGVTWAGPAARDPPPPTPGGGPERRRPWTPWPAGLASPGASPAGCPRVLGAGARSRHAWLRVAWLGRARERRPGCPVPGRARGTGGHSSPSPPLRALQRRPPPHPSAGAWEPDPGPTAADPPERGCRPRAPKPLALWAPGPSTQAAHPGAFRELDGASPCLGQLGTVAGDCRNLKPRFWLATRSGRALSGRVLT; encoded by the exons ATGGTGCCGCCGCGGGCGCCCGGCCCCGGGCAGCGGCTGCGGCCGCGGGGGCGGGTGTGGGGGGACCTCCCGTCCGGGCGGCAGGTGGGCGCCCCGCAGGCGGGCTGGGGCGCGGCGCCGGGCGCGGGCCGGGGCGCGCGCGGCGGGGCTCTGCCTCCGTGCCTGCCGGCAGCCCTGCCCGCTGCTGCGCCCGCTGCCCGGCGCGGACCAGACTGTCAGCGCCGCCCCAGAGCCGGgatgcggcggcggcggcggcggcgacggaGGCGGGCGGCCGggggggcgggccgggggcgggccgAGGATGGGGTTACCTGGGCGGGCCCAGCGGCccgggacccccccccccccacccccgggggcGGGCCGGAGCGGCGGCGCCCGTGGACGCCCTGGCCCGCGGGACTGGCTTCTCCCGGGGCCTCCCCGGCCGGGTGCCCGCGAGTCCTTGGGGCCGGAGCCCGCTCTAGGCACGCCTGGCTGCGCGTCGCCTGGCTTGGCCGGGCGAGGGAGCGGCGCCCCGGCTGCCCGGTCCCCGGCCGAGCCCGGGGGACAGGCGGGCACAGCTCCCCCAGCCCGCCACTGCGGGCACTGCAGCGCCGCCCCCCGCCGCACCCCTCTGCCGGCGCTTGGGAGCCCGACCCTGGCCCGACCGCGGCGGACCCGCCAGAGCGCGGCTGTCGCCCGCGCGCACCTAAGCCGCTGGCGCTCTGGGCGCCGGGGCCGAGCACCCAGGCTGCGCACCCGGGAG CCTTCCGGGAGCTGGACGGGGCCTCCCCATGCCTCGGGCAGCTTGGGACAGTGGCCGGAGACTGCCGGAATCTGAAACCTCGCTTCTGGCTGGCCACAAGATCTGGGCGCGCCCTAAGCGGCAGGGTGTTGACCTAG